A genome region from Crossiella equi includes the following:
- a CDS encoding PH domain-containing protein, producing MAYPDDLLADNEHVVVHKHPHWKTLILPVLVLLVTIGLGVYLAALIQDESWANIGWIVLAGLAGLVLLVFVLAPLVRWRSTHFVLTTQRIMYREGVLKREGIDIPLSHINSVRFSHGLVDRVLGCGTLVVESASDEPLEFDDIPGVERVHTLLYREVNDDPNDDFIRIRKPEEG from the coding sequence GTGGCCTATCCGGACGACCTGCTCGCCGACAACGAGCACGTCGTTGTCCACAAGCACCCGCACTGGAAGACCCTGATCCTCCCGGTGCTGGTGCTGCTGGTGACCATCGGCCTCGGTGTCTACCTCGCCGCGCTCATCCAGGACGAGAGCTGGGCCAACATCGGCTGGATCGTGCTGGCCGGCCTCGCCGGGCTGGTGCTGCTGGTGTTCGTGCTGGCGCCGCTCGTGCGCTGGCGCTCGACGCACTTCGTGCTCACCACGCAGCGGATCATGTACCGCGAGGGCGTGCTCAAGCGGGAGGGCATCGACATCCCGCTGTCCCACATCAACAGCGTGCGCTTCAGCCACGGCCTGGTCGACCGGGTCCTCGGCTGCGGCACGCTGGTCGTGGAGTCCGCCTCCGACGAACCGCTGGAGTTCGACGACATCCCCGGCGTCGAACGCGTGCACACCCTGCTCTACCGGGAGGTCAACGATGACCCGAACGACGACTTCATCCGCATCCGCAAGCCGGAGGAGGGCTGA
- a CDS encoding CAP domain-containing protein, which produces MSSPERSGQWRRNRNILAVLAAAVVGLSVAVWVTSPEVKPAGATAELKAGILDPGPVEAGPARSAGPAPSSSSSTPTSSTVPVSTEVSGTVSAESTTSTAPSSTTRVKPTTSKPKPSSASNPPSGDAAFEAEVAGLVDAERRKNGCAALKPDERLAKAARGHSADMAKNNYFSHNSQDGRSPSDRARAQGYPSGAGENIAAGQADPEAVMKSWMDSPGHRANILNCGYKSLGVGVARGGSYRIYWTQNFGLS; this is translated from the coding sequence GTGAGCTCTCCCGAGAGGAGCGGACAGTGGCGGCGGAACCGGAACATCCTCGCGGTGCTGGCCGCGGCGGTTGTCGGCCTGAGCGTGGCGGTGTGGGTGACGAGCCCGGAGGTGAAACCGGCCGGGGCCACGGCCGAGCTCAAGGCGGGCATCCTGGACCCCGGTCCCGTCGAGGCTGGGCCTGCCCGGTCCGCCGGCCCGGCGCCCAGCAGTAGCTCCAGCACGCCGACCAGCAGCACCGTGCCGGTGAGCACCGAGGTGAGCGGCACGGTCAGCGCCGAGTCGACCACCAGCACGGCCCCGAGCAGCACCACCCGCGTGAAGCCGACCACGAGCAAGCCGAAGCCGAGCAGCGCCTCGAACCCGCCGTCCGGGGACGCCGCCTTCGAGGCCGAGGTGGCCGGGCTGGTGGACGCCGAACGCCGCAAGAACGGCTGCGCGGCCCTCAAGCCGGACGAGCGCCTGGCCAAGGCGGCACGCGGGCACAGCGCGGACATGGCCAAGAACAACTACTTCTCGCACAACTCGCAGGACGGCCGCAGCCCGTCCGACCGGGCGCGCGCCCAGGGCTACCCCTCCGGCGCCGGCGAGAACATCGCCGCCGGTCAGGCCGACCCCGAGGCCGTGATGAAGTCCTGGATGGACAGCCCCGGGCACCGCGCCAACATCCTGAACTGCGGTTACAAGTCGCTGGGTGTGGGCGTGGCCAGGGGCGGCAGCTACCGCATCTACTGGACCCAGAACTTCGGTCTCAGCTGA
- a CDS encoding ATP-binding protein translates to MDLVGRAVELNAVDELLALAHAGHGTSVLLRGPSGVGKSALLHAVLARARAAGDLVLAASADRWEADFPLCLLRQLFSERLLGRELSQGRELTSVGARYAGVPAAAVRSLGRHDSRYLPYNAVDELFRVAMSLSESRPLVLAVDDLHWADPASARWLAYLLRRIAGERVLVLGTTAPAEAWPADLADRFAHHVVVDGLSTQDVTTIARAALGPGIGEGVGPACHTATAGNPFLLHALLRGLRQAGDRPDVNAVRQLMERPPAEIVTWLRLVLAEIGQGAAELAGTVAALGTEVELDLAGAIRGLSAERAARLADSLTDAGLLSWHAGRIGLRQPLVRAAAVADLSQEARHLVHGGAARLLHARGAEAERVAAELLRAGPLGEPWAAEVLAQAALEAVAAGRAGHAVRYLRAALREQLDPRQRAGLLVRLASVLSHLDTDGAVAALRRALSLSAEPGQRAEIARQLTGLLCLSAKPQDGLRLLRELAEQAADPVVERALGVGGALLALLHSSDAAAQLGQPSPDGLAPVLWSVRALLTGTDRERVLAGACGAGPVSVLALAVAGATECAAAEAETLVAEAGSPADTAFALAARAEAAYRLGRLARCREDARACLAALGRFGPRYAHGLAVLAATRLADTMAETGDLDGAHRVYEEVLAAGPPPGGLAGVWLLAGRGRLRIAAGTPAEGVEDLLCAGRRLDAWRLPNPAVLPWRSGAAIGLAALGRLGTAKALAAEELELARAWGAPQAVGVALRVSGVLARGSAAVDLLREACAVLAPAQAPLEHARALADLGTALRKTNQLTEAREQLRLAGALAQECGATVVDRRIRAELRVAGARPRRQAHSGLAALTPTELRVTSLAAQGLSNREIAARLFVVRRTVELHLSSAYRKLGITSRSELPRRVGEGPRPAR, encoded by the coding sequence GTGGATCTCGTCGGTCGTGCGGTTGAGCTGAACGCGGTCGACGAGTTGCTCGCACTGGCCCACGCGGGCCACGGCACCAGTGTCTTGCTGCGAGGACCGTCGGGGGTGGGCAAGAGCGCACTGCTGCACGCCGTGCTGGCCAGGGCCAGGGCGGCGGGCGACCTCGTGCTGGCCGCGAGCGCGGACCGCTGGGAGGCCGACTTCCCGCTCTGCCTGCTGCGCCAGCTGTTCTCCGAGCGCCTGCTGGGCCGTGAGCTGTCCCAGGGCCGCGAGCTGACCTCGGTGGGTGCGCGGTACGCGGGCGTGCCCGCGGCGGCGGTGCGCTCGCTGGGCCGCCACGATTCGCGCTACCTGCCGTACAACGCGGTGGACGAGCTGTTCCGGGTGGCGATGAGCCTGAGCGAGTCCCGCCCGCTGGTGCTGGCGGTGGACGACCTGCACTGGGCCGACCCGGCCTCGGCACGCTGGCTGGCCTACCTGCTGCGCCGCATCGCCGGGGAGCGCGTGCTGGTGCTGGGCACCACCGCGCCCGCCGAGGCCTGGCCAGCCGACCTGGCCGACCGCTTCGCCCACCACGTGGTCGTGGACGGACTGTCCACCCAGGACGTCACGACGATTGCGCGCGCGGCGCTGGGTCCGGGCATCGGCGAGGGCGTCGGCCCGGCCTGCCACACCGCGACCGCGGGCAACCCGTTCCTGTTGCACGCGCTGCTGCGCGGTCTGCGCCAGGCCGGTGACCGCCCGGACGTGAACGCGGTGCGGCAGCTGATGGAGCGCCCACCCGCCGAGATCGTCACCTGGCTGCGCCTGGTGCTGGCCGAGATCGGGCAGGGCGCGGCGGAGCTGGCGGGCACGGTGGCCGCGCTGGGCACCGAGGTGGAGCTGGACCTGGCGGGCGCCATCCGCGGCCTGTCCGCCGAGCGCGCCGCGCGGCTGGCCGACTCGCTGACCGACGCCGGGCTGCTGTCCTGGCACGCGGGCCGGATCGGGCTGCGCCAGCCGCTGGTGCGGGCGGCCGCGGTGGCCGACCTGAGCCAGGAGGCCCGGCACCTGGTGCACGGCGGCGCGGCCCGGCTGCTGCACGCGCGGGGCGCGGAGGCCGAGCGGGTGGCCGCGGAGCTGCTGCGCGCCGGGCCGCTGGGCGAGCCGTGGGCGGCGGAGGTGCTGGCACAGGCAGCGCTGGAGGCGGTCGCGGCGGGCCGGGCCGGGCACGCGGTGCGCTACCTGCGCGCGGCGCTGCGCGAACAGCTGGACCCGAGGCAGCGCGCCGGGCTGCTGGTGCGGCTGGCCTCGGTACTGAGCCACCTGGACACCGACGGCGCGGTCGCGGCGCTGCGCCGGGCCCTGTCGCTGAGCGCCGAGCCCGGCCAGCGCGCGGAGATCGCCCGCCAGCTCACCGGGCTGCTGTGCCTGAGCGCCAAGCCCCAGGACGGCCTGCGCCTGCTGCGCGAGCTGGCCGAGCAGGCCGCGGACCCGGTGGTCGAACGGGCCCTGGGGGTGGGTGGGGCGCTGCTGGCGCTGCTGCACTCCTCGGACGCGGCCGCCCAGCTCGGGCAGCCCTCCCCGGACGGGCTCGCGCCGGTGCTGTGGTCGGTGCGCGCGCTGCTCACCGGGACCGACCGGGAGCGGGTGCTCGCCGGTGCCTGCGGGGCCGGGCCGGTGTCCGTGCTGGCGCTGGCCGTGGCGGGTGCGACCGAGTGCGCCGCGGCCGAAGCCGAGACCCTGGTGGCCGAGGCCGGTTCCCCGGCGGACACGGCGTTCGCGCTGGCGGCCCGCGCCGAGGCCGCCTACCGGCTGGGCCGCCTCGCCCGCTGCCGCGAGGACGCCCGCGCCTGCCTGGCCGCGCTGGGCCGGTTCGGCCCGCGCTACGCGCACGGGCTGGCGGTGCTGGCCGCGACCCGGCTGGCCGACACCATGGCCGAGACCGGTGACCTGGACGGCGCGCACCGGGTCTACGAGGAGGTGCTGGCCGCGGGCCCGCCGCCGGGCGGGCTGGCCGGGGTGTGGCTGCTGGCCGGACGGGGCAGGCTGCGCATCGCGGCGGGCACCCCGGCCGAGGGCGTGGAGGACCTGCTGTGCGCGGGCCGCCGCCTGGACGCCTGGCGGCTGCCGAACCCGGCCGTGCTGCCGTGGCGGTCCGGTGCCGCGATCGGCCTGGCCGCGCTGGGCCGGCTGGGCACGGCCAAGGCGCTGGCGGCCGAGGAGCTGGAGCTGGCCCGGGCCTGGGGCGCACCGCAGGCGGTCGGCGTGGCGCTGCGCGTGTCCGGGGTGTTGGCGCGGGGCAGCGCGGCGGTGGACCTGCTGCGCGAGGCGTGCGCGGTGCTGGCCCCGGCCCAGGCGCCGCTGGAGCACGCGCGGGCACTGGCCGACCTGGGCACCGCGCTGCGCAAGACCAACCAGCTCACCGAGGCCCGCGAGCAGCTGCGCCTGGCCGGGGCGCTGGCGCAGGAGTGCGGGGCCACCGTGGTGGACCGCCGGATCCGGGCCGAGCTGCGGGTGGCCGGTGCCCGGCCGCGCAGGCAGGCGCACAGCGGGCTGGCCGCGCTGACCCCGACCGAGCTGCGGGTGACCAGCCTGGCCGCGCAGGGCCTGAGCAACCGGGAGATCGCGGCCCGGCTGTTCGTGGTGCGCCGCACGGTCGAGCTGCACCTGAGCAGCGCCTACCGCAAGCTCGGCATCACCAGCCGCTCGGAGCTGCCTCGCCGGGTGGGCGAAGGTCCCCGACCGGCACGGTGA
- a CDS encoding sigma-70 family RNA polymerase sigma factor, with protein MQTHEPGDAQLVRAAEAGDSAAFATLYARHRPAVTGFVRRQLRDAHLAEDVVQEAFLNALRNLSSLREPERFRPWLFAIAHRAVLEQVRRPGPALLPDFPELVDGGASPAEAAAAREAARLVWDAAASLEPRQLAVLELTVREGLSGPELAQALEVRGSHAAVLAHRARSALGNAVRMLLLARSPRRCPRLAELVPGHPKALSLAQRTSVDRHLRRCPQCRDLAGRLTSPLAVLALLFAGTKVALDDPALALVAAGRSLALKATAAVALAVALPLGYVLLPHPVQPVQAAPPTTTTTTTTTAVPPPSTTEPPPPTTTSPKPTTSKPKPTTSAPPPGEPEALTLLINDRRQEAGCAPVRNDPRLATAARQHSADMRDRSYIGMTSPDGTSLQDRTRATGYRDFAGAQVAAYRGTAREMFPVVADSGATSCDVHAVGISRATGGECGYYWTVVYGRA; from the coding sequence GTGCAGACCCACGAACCCGGAGACGCCCAGCTCGTGCGCGCGGCCGAGGCAGGCGACAGTGCCGCCTTCGCCACGCTCTACGCCCGGCACCGCCCTGCCGTGACCGGCTTCGTCCGCCGCCAGCTGCGCGATGCGCACCTGGCCGAGGACGTGGTGCAGGAGGCGTTCCTCAACGCGCTGCGCAACCTGTCCTCGCTGCGGGAGCCGGAGCGCTTCCGCCCGTGGCTGTTCGCCATCGCGCACCGGGCCGTCCTGGAGCAGGTCCGCCGACCGGGCCCGGCGCTGCTGCCGGACTTCCCGGAGCTGGTGGACGGCGGCGCCTCCCCGGCCGAGGCGGCGGCCGCCCGCGAGGCCGCGCGCCTGGTGTGGGACGCGGCGGCCAGCCTGGAGCCCCGGCAGCTGGCGGTGCTGGAGCTGACCGTGCGCGAGGGCCTGTCCGGCCCGGAGCTGGCGCAGGCGCTGGAGGTGCGCGGCTCGCACGCGGCGGTGCTGGCCCACCGGGCGCGCTCGGCCCTGGGCAACGCGGTGCGGATGCTGCTGCTGGCCCGCAGCCCCCGCCGCTGCCCCCGGCTGGCCGAGCTGGTGCCGGGGCACCCGAAGGCCCTGTCGCTGGCGCAGCGCACCTCGGTGGACCGCCACCTGCGCCGCTGCCCGCAGTGCCGGGACCTGGCGGGCAGGCTGACCTCGCCGCTGGCCGTGCTGGCGCTGCTGTTCGCCGGGACGAAGGTGGCCCTGGACGACCCGGCCCTGGCCCTAGTGGCGGCCGGGAGGTCGTTGGCGCTCAAGGCGACCGCGGCGGTGGCGCTGGCGGTGGCCCTGCCGCTGGGCTACGTGCTGCTGCCGCACCCGGTGCAGCCGGTTCAGGCGGCCCCGCCCACCACCACGACGACGACCACCACGACCGCGGTGCCGCCGCCGTCCACGACCGAGCCCCCGCCGCCCACCACGACCAGCCCGAAGCCGACCACGAGCAAGCCGAAGCCGACCACCAGCGCACCCCCGCCGGGCGAGCCGGAGGCGTTGACGCTGCTGATCAACGACCGCCGCCAGGAGGCCGGGTGCGCCCCGGTACGCAACGACCCGCGCCTGGCCACCGCCGCGCGGCAGCACAGCGCGGACATGCGCGACCGGAGCTACATCGGCATGACCAGCCCGGACGGCACCTCCCTCCAGGACCGCACCCGCGCCACCGGCTACCGCGACTTCGCGGGCGCCCAGGTCGCCGCCTACCGGGGCACGGCCCGGGAGATGTTCCCGGTGGTCGCCGACTCCGGCGCGACCAGCTGCGACGTGCACGCGGTGGGCATCAGCCGGGCCACCGGCGGGGAGTGCGGGTACTACTGGACGGTGGTCTACGGGCGGGCCTGA
- a CDS encoding biotin--[acetyl-CoA-carboxylase] ligase — MRDWDDRAPAERPPLDAEGLREVLVRPAGPYTALDVVECTGSTNSDLMAAALEGAADRTVLIAETQTAGRGRMRDRQWFSPPRAGLYFSVLYRPDGVPFSRLGWLVMLAGVAVVNAVAELCEVQTRLKWPNDLLAGPDLAKCGGILAEVVPVPGQETPAVVLGIGLNVHQTRDELPVGPGGLRPTSLGLQEAVNCDRQLIVRSVLAELARAEAHWRAAGGDPAGCGLVGDYRSACATLGRQVRVELPGGADLHGVAADVDLDGRLVIRTTEGALRPVSAGDVIHLRPVQPQGV, encoded by the coding sequence GTGCGTGACTGGGACGACCGAGCGCCCGCGGAACGGCCCCCGCTGGACGCCGAGGGGCTGCGCGAGGTGCTCGTGCGCCCCGCTGGGCCGTACACCGCGCTCGACGTCGTCGAGTGCACCGGGTCGACCAACAGCGACCTGATGGCGGCCGCGCTCGAGGGCGCGGCCGACCGCACCGTGCTGATCGCGGAGACGCAGACCGCGGGCCGGGGCCGGATGCGGGACCGCCAGTGGTTCTCCCCGCCCCGCGCCGGGCTGTACTTCAGCGTGCTCTACCGCCCGGACGGCGTGCCGTTCTCGCGGCTGGGCTGGCTGGTCATGCTGGCCGGGGTCGCGGTGGTCAACGCGGTGGCCGAGCTGTGCGAGGTGCAGACCCGGCTGAAGTGGCCGAACGACCTGCTGGCCGGGCCCGACCTGGCCAAGTGCGGCGGCATCCTGGCCGAGGTGGTGCCCGTGCCCGGCCAGGAGACCCCGGCCGTGGTGCTGGGCATCGGCCTCAACGTGCACCAGACCCGCGACGAGCTGCCGGTGGGCCCCGGCGGCCTGCGGCCCACCTCCCTGGGCCTGCAGGAGGCGGTCAACTGCGACCGGCAGCTCATCGTGCGTTCGGTGCTGGCCGAGCTGGCCAGGGCCGAGGCGCACTGGCGGGCCGCGGGCGGCGACCCGGCGGGCTGCGGGCTGGTCGGCGACTACCGCTCGGCCTGCGCCACGCTCGGGCGTCAGGTGCGGGTCGAGCTGCCCGGCGGGGCCGACCTGCACGGTGTCGCCGCCGACGTCGACCTCGACGGGCGGCTGGTGATCCGCACCACTGAGGGCGCACTGCGGCCCGTCTCCGCAGGTGACGTCATCCACCTGAGGCCGGTCCAGCCGCAGGGCGTGTGA
- a CDS encoding hydroxymethylglutaryl-CoA lyase, whose translation MGAREAGLPMRVLPVNTEELPSRVTIWEVGARDGLQNEQTSVPVEVKLEFLDRLADSGLSVLEATSFVHPKWVPQLADAEALLAGLKRREGVIYPVLVPNERGLDRALAAGVDHIAIFASATETFAQRNLNSGLDTQFAMFDPVVTRALEADMSVRGYVSMCFGDPWEGPVPVRQVVEAGRRLLEMGCWQLSLGDTIGVATPGHVEAVLGGFIEAGVDPSMLAVHFHDTYGQALANALTALYCGVSTLDSSAGGLGGCPYAESATGNLATEDLVWMLDGMGIEHGVDLDALVATSAWMAERLGRPSPSRVVRALAK comes from the coding sequence ATGGGCGCCCGTGAGGCCGGTCTGCCCATGCGGGTGCTCCCGGTCAACACCGAGGAGCTGCCCTCCCGGGTGACCATCTGGGAGGTCGGCGCGCGCGACGGCCTGCAGAACGAGCAGACCAGCGTGCCCGTCGAGGTGAAACTGGAGTTCCTGGACCGGCTGGCCGACTCGGGCCTGTCCGTGCTGGAGGCCACCAGCTTCGTGCACCCGAAGTGGGTGCCGCAGCTGGCCGACGCGGAAGCGCTGCTCGCGGGCCTGAAGCGGCGCGAGGGCGTGATCTACCCGGTGCTGGTGCCCAACGAGCGCGGCCTGGACCGCGCGCTGGCCGCCGGGGTCGACCACATCGCGATCTTCGCCAGCGCCACCGAGACCTTCGCCCAGCGCAACCTGAACAGCGGCCTGGACACGCAGTTCGCCATGTTCGACCCCGTGGTCACGCGGGCGCTGGAGGCGGACATGTCCGTGCGCGGCTACGTCTCCATGTGCTTCGGCGACCCCTGGGAGGGGCCGGTGCCGGTGCGGCAGGTGGTCGAGGCCGGGCGCAGGCTGCTGGAGATGGGCTGCTGGCAGCTCTCCCTCGGCGACACCATCGGCGTGGCCACCCCCGGCCACGTGGAGGCGGTGCTCGGCGGCTTCATCGAGGCGGGCGTGGACCCCTCCATGCTGGCCGTGCACTTCCACGACACCTACGGCCAGGCCCTGGCCAACGCGCTGACCGCGCTGTACTGCGGGGTGTCCACTCTGGACTCCTCGGCGGGCGGGCTCGGCGGCTGCCCGTACGCGGAGTCGGCCACCGGCAACCTCGCCACCGAGGACCTGGTGTGGATGCTCGACGGCATGGGCATCGAGCACGGCGTGGACCTGGACGCGCTGGTGGCCACCAGCGCGTGGATGGCCGAGCGGCTGGGCCGCCCGAGCCCGTCCCGCGTGGTGCGGGCCCTGGCGAAGTGA
- a CDS encoding ISAzo13 family transposase, with the protein MSATEGLQASLAAKFGAILPHLNERQRRLLLAAEAISLGHGGIKLVAGAAGVRAATVSLGVAELKSGETPLGRVRRPGAGRKRAADADPGLCPALLALVEPDMRGDPMSSLRWTTKSTRNLAAELTAQGHRVSADTVADLLREQGFSLQSNVKTLEGKQNPDRDAQFRYINDQVKIYLTAGEPVVSVDTKKKELVGEYKNSGREWHPTGRPVEVGTHDFPDKKLGKAVPYGIYDLAANSGWVNVGTDHDTAAFAVQSLRRWWNGTGRAGYPDATRLLITADAGGSNGYRTRAWKTELATLAAQTGLAITVCHFPPGTSKWNTIEHRLFCHITMNWRGRPLTSHEVIVNTIAATTTSTGLTVHSELDTGTYPTGISISDEQMANLPIVRHDWHGDWNYTLHSGTSRHTGESDPLPPAEPDTATLSDAALTGMPRPELDTLTAELDILRQEHTDAQHREHQQHRTEQGLRPHQPRPGRPPGLRFPDQVLVTILHLRLSLPHDTLAVLFTSSRSTIRRAIARTRQLLDQHGTVIEPEPLPVPLTKLLAKIKTSS; encoded by the coding sequence ATGAGTGCGACTGAAGGTCTGCAGGCGTCGCTGGCGGCGAAGTTCGGGGCGATTCTGCCGCACCTGAACGAACGTCAGCGGCGCCTGCTACTGGCGGCGGAAGCCATATCGCTAGGACACGGCGGGATCAAGCTCGTGGCCGGCGCCGCAGGCGTGCGGGCGGCGACCGTGTCGCTCGGGGTCGCCGAGCTGAAGTCCGGTGAGACACCGCTCGGTCGTGTCCGCCGGCCCGGTGCGGGCCGTAAGCGTGCCGCCGACGCCGATCCCGGACTGTGTCCCGCGTTGCTGGCCTTGGTGGAACCGGACATGCGCGGCGACCCTATGTCATCGCTGCGATGGACCACGAAATCCACCCGCAACCTCGCCGCCGAACTCACCGCCCAGGGTCACCGTGTCTCCGCCGACACCGTGGCGGACCTGCTGCGTGAACAAGGCTTCAGCCTGCAATCGAACGTCAAGACGCTGGAAGGTAAGCAGAATCCCGACCGGGACGCCCAGTTCCGCTACATCAACGATCAAGTCAAGATCTATCTGACGGCCGGCGAGCCGGTCGTCAGCGTGGACACCAAGAAGAAGGAACTCGTCGGCGAGTACAAGAACAGCGGACGCGAGTGGCACCCCACCGGCCGGCCTGTCGAGGTGGGTACCCACGACTTCCCGGACAAGAAACTGGGCAAGGCCGTGCCCTACGGCATCTACGACCTGGCCGCGAACAGCGGCTGGGTCAACGTCGGCACCGATCACGACACCGCGGCCTTTGCCGTGCAATCCCTGCGGCGCTGGTGGAACGGAACCGGCCGCGCCGGCTACCCCGACGCGACACGGCTGCTGATCACCGCTGACGCGGGCGGTTCCAACGGCTACCGCACCAGGGCCTGGAAAACCGAACTCGCCACCCTGGCCGCCCAGACCGGCCTGGCCATCACCGTCTGCCACTTCCCGCCCGGCACATCCAAGTGGAACACCATCGAGCACCGGCTGTTCTGCCACATCACCATGAACTGGCGCGGACGTCCGCTGACCAGCCATGAAGTCATCGTCAACACGATCGCCGCGACCACCACCAGCACCGGGCTGACCGTCCACTCCGAACTCGACACCGGCACCTATCCCACCGGGATCAGCATCAGCGACGAGCAGATGGCGAACCTGCCGATCGTCCGCCACGACTGGCACGGCGACTGGAACTACACCCTGCACTCCGGCACCAGCCGACACACCGGCGAATCCGATCCGCTCCCACCAGCCGAGCCGGACACGGCCACCCTGTCCGATGCCGCACTCACCGGCATGCCGCGCCCTGAACTGGACACCCTGACTGCGGAACTGGACATCCTGCGCCAGGAACATACCGACGCCCAGCACCGCGAACACCAGCAACACCGGACAGAGCAAGGACTCCGCCCGCACCAACCTCGCCCAGGGCGGCCACCGGGCCTGCGGTTTCCCGACCAGGTCTTGGTCACCATCCTCCACTTGCGACTGTCCCTGCCCCACGACACCCTGGCCGTGCTGTTCACCAGCAGCCGCAGCACCATCCGCCGCGCGATCGCCCGCACCCGCCAGCTCCTCGACCAGCACGGCACCGTGATCGAACCCGAACCCCTCCCGGTTCCTCTGACCAAACTCCTCGCAAAGATCAAAACATCGAGTTAA
- a CDS encoding adenosylcobinamide amidohydrolase, with the protein MIPERHQVDGYPLLAWRLPRPWLAISSAVLGGGLGERSWVLNATVPSGYDREDPEVHCAELAAAIGLSGNGTALLTAVDTRHAVSTVDEGVHASVTTGVGAPLWAAAPGPPVRRPAAGTINVVAWLPVRLAEGALVNAVATVAEAKAQALVEAGVPGTGTCTDATVLLCPADGPAQAYGGPRSLVGSALARAVHRAVRQGLTVPVGDLRPPGEAAPSGW; encoded by the coding sequence GTGATCCCGGAGCGGCACCAGGTCGACGGTTACCCGCTGCTGGCCTGGCGCCTGCCCCGGCCCTGGCTGGCCATCTCCTCCGCCGTGCTCGGCGGCGGCCTCGGCGAGCGGTCCTGGGTGCTCAACGCGACCGTGCCCAGCGGCTACGACCGCGAGGACCCGGAGGTGCACTGCGCCGAGCTGGCCGCCGCGATCGGCCTGTCCGGCAACGGCACCGCGCTGTTGACGGCGGTGGACACCCGGCATGCGGTGTCCACTGTGGACGAAGGCGTGCACGCCAGCGTGACCACCGGGGTGGGCGCGCCGCTGTGGGCCGCCGCGCCGGGACCGCCGGTGCGCAGACCGGCTGCGGGCACCATCAACGTGGTGGCCTGGCTGCCGGTGCGGCTGGCCGAGGGCGCGCTGGTGAACGCGGTGGCCACGGTCGCCGAGGCCAAGGCGCAGGCCCTGGTGGAGGCGGGGGTGCCCGGTACCGGCACCTGCACCGACGCCACCGTGCTGCTGTGCCCGGCCGACGGACCCGCGCAGGCCTACGGCGGGCCGAGGTCGCTGGTCGGCTCCGCGCTGGCCCGGGCCGTGCACCGCGCCGTGCGGCAGGGGCTCACCGTGCCGGTCGGGGACCTTCGCCCACCCGGCGAGGCAGCTCCGAGCGGCTGGTGA